One genomic region from Marinomonas maritima encodes:
- the sufC gene encoding Fe-S cluster assembly ATPase SufC has translation MSNTESLLTIKDLYASVEEKQILKGLSLDIKPGEVHAIMGPNGAGKSTLGYVLSGRDGYTVDSGSVTLDGKDLFEMETEERARAGLFLAFQYPVEIPGVSNLEFLKASVDAQREARGEDAITSANFLKEAKAACKQVDLPVAFLKRGVNEGFSGGEKKRNELMQMLLLQPKLCILDETDSGLDIDALQVVAEGVNSQRSADRSFIVVTHYQRLLDYIKPDFVHVLSDGKIVKSGDATLAHELESQGYAWLQKEPAKDELEG, from the coding sequence ATGTCGAACACTGAAAGTTTATTGACGATAAAAGATTTGTACGCCAGCGTAGAAGAAAAGCAGATCCTTAAAGGGCTAAGTTTGGATATTAAACCTGGCGAAGTGCATGCCATTATGGGGCCAAATGGCGCGGGCAAAAGTACTTTAGGCTATGTTTTGTCTGGTCGTGATGGTTACACGGTAGACAGTGGCAGCGTAACGCTAGATGGTAAAGATCTGTTTGAAATGGAAACAGAAGAGCGCGCGCGTGCGGGTTTGTTTCTGGCGTTCCAATACCCTGTTGAAATTCCGGGTGTGAGTAACTTAGAGTTTTTGAAAGCCTCTGTTGATGCGCAACGTGAAGCACGTGGTGAAGACGCTATTACCTCCGCTAATTTCTTGAAAGAAGCCAAAGCGGCTTGTAAGCAAGTTGATTTGCCTGTTGCTTTTCTAAAACGTGGCGTTAACGAAGGTTTCTCTGGTGGTGAAAAAAAGCGTAATGAGTTGATGCAAATGCTTTTGCTTCAACCAAAGCTTTGTATTCTTGATGAAACCGATTCAGGTTTGGATATTGATGCTTTGCAAGTCGTTGCAGAGGGCGTTAATAGCCAGCGCTCAGCGGATCGTAGTTTTATTGTTGTTACTCATTATCAGCGTCTTTTGGATTATATCAAGCCTGATTTTGTTCATGTCTTGTCGGACGGCAAAATAGTCAAAAGTGGCGATGCGACTTTGGCTCATGAGTTAGAATCCCAAGGATATGCTTGGTTGCAAAAAGAGCCAGCTAAAGACGAGCTTGAGGGGTAA
- the sufD gene encoding Fe-S cluster assembly protein SufD yields MSEWLESAITRAQGINDWLAPKRAHALELLSTTKWPTRKTEAWRYTPLRAVERTQAKVIDTVVNLSPVAIADFAAIELVFVNGKLDESQLAKALPKGLSITLGRNLEKAQQAHALTTFSTVKPERHLFGLINDALAQDVVVVTVADGVDVAEPLRISSLLSQGAESHTRVQVTLGAGSRLAVIEDIQAQGETLSTAFVEYHVESNARLEHYRFALQTGTNVSIGGSHFNLHDRAKMHSTIVGFGSDLSRLDTDIIHAGEFADAKLNAMYLLDGKELFDLHATVEHAMPNGTTEENVRCIAADRSRAVFNGRIHIHRDAQKTLAELNNRNLLMSNTAEINTKPELEIYADDVRCAHGATVAQIDKQAMYYLQTRGVSRSKAQVMLNFGFINELIDLMPNAALAEWVRPIIRERFSQMEVK; encoded by the coding sequence ATGAGTGAATGGTTAGAAAGCGCCATTACTCGAGCGCAAGGTATCAATGACTGGCTTGCACCTAAGCGTGCGCATGCTCTTGAGCTGCTATCGACGACGAAGTGGCCAACACGCAAAACTGAAGCGTGGCGTTATACACCGTTGCGAGCGGTTGAGCGTACACAAGCTAAAGTGATCGATACTGTTGTTAATTTGTCTCCTGTTGCTATTGCTGATTTTGCTGCCATCGAGCTGGTTTTTGTTAATGGTAAGTTGGACGAGTCACAATTAGCGAAAGCGCTACCAAAAGGCTTGTCTATTACGTTAGGTCGTAACCTAGAAAAAGCTCAACAAGCGCACGCGTTGACGACTTTTTCTACTGTTAAACCTGAACGTCATTTATTTGGTTTGATCAACGACGCATTGGCGCAAGATGTTGTTGTTGTAACGGTTGCTGACGGTGTTGATGTCGCTGAGCCTTTGCGAATCAGTTCTTTGTTGAGTCAAGGTGCTGAATCTCATACTCGTGTACAAGTGACATTGGGTGCGGGTTCTCGTTTGGCTGTCATTGAAGATATTCAGGCGCAAGGCGAAACGTTAAGTACCGCCTTTGTGGAATATCATGTCGAGTCAAATGCACGACTAGAGCATTATCGTTTCGCGCTTCAAACAGGAACCAATGTCTCAATTGGTGGAAGCCATTTTAATCTGCATGATCGTGCAAAAATGCACAGTACCATCGTGGGTTTTGGTAGTGATTTGTCCCGTTTGGATACGGATATTATTCATGCAGGTGAGTTTGCGGATGCCAAACTCAATGCAATGTATTTGCTTGATGGTAAAGAGTTGTTTGACCTGCATGCAACGGTTGAACATGCGATGCCGAATGGTACGACAGAAGAGAATGTGCGTTGCATTGCGGCAGATCGTTCACGCGCTGTTTTTAATGGTCGTATTCATATACATCGAGATGCTCAGAAAACCTTAGCAGAATTGAATAATCGCAATCTATTGATGTCGAATACAGCGGAAATTAATACCAAACCTGAGCTTGAAATTTACGCCGATGATGTGCGTTGTGCTCATGGTGCGACGGTTGCTCAGATAGACAAGCAAGCGATGTATTACTTGCAAACTCGTGGTGTGAGTCGTTCAAAAGCTCAGGTGATGCTCAACTTTGGTTTTATTAACGAGTTGATTGATTTAATGCCAAATGCAGCGCTAGCGGAATGGGTTCGTCCTATTATTCGTGAGCGATTTTCGCAAATGGAAGTGAAGTAA